Proteins encoded by one window of Haloactinomyces albus:
- a CDS encoding helix-turn-helix transcriptional regulator codes for MQDKGTRMYRVKAVAERYDVSVDTIYRAIESGQLDALKLGTGKGTLRIPEHALRAYEEACSQAAYDSYVLGTASAAEGDEQIGEVA; via the coding sequence AGGACAAGGGTACGCGCATGTACCGCGTCAAGGCAGTAGCCGAGCGCTACGACGTCTCGGTCGACACGATCTATCGGGCGATTGAGTCCGGCCAGTTGGACGCGTTGAAGCTGGGCACTGGTAAGGGCACCTTGCGGATTCCCGAGCACGCGCTGAGGGCCTATGAGGAAGCGTGCTCGCAGGCTGCTTACGACTCCTACGTTCTCGGCACCGCGTCAGCCGCTGAGGGCGACGAGCAGATCGGGGAGGTGGCCTGA